One genomic window of Methanosarcina acetivorans C2A includes the following:
- the mmp10 gene encoding methyl coenzyme M reductase-arginine methyltransferase Mmp10 (Mmp10 (methanogenesis marker protein 10) is a cobalamin-requiring radical SAM methyltransferase that creates the methylarginine modification to methyl coenzyme M reductase.), giving the protein MEVVVDVGGNPGVDCKGFCKYCYFKKVKDIQPLGCKYCLPFKKGCDYCTRSVKESYSGFKSLQMVLEETANKLYFTSGEVKKFTVSGGGDLSCYPELKSLITFLSQFNTPIHLGYTSGKGFSKPDDALFYIDNGVTEVSFTVFATDPALRAEYMKDPEPEASIQVLRDFCTHCEVYGAIVLLPGINDGEVLEKTLCDLENMGAKGAILMRFANFQENGLILNNSPIIPGITPHTVSEFTEIVRSSAEKHPSIRITGTPLEDPLIGSPFAIRNVPEALLKLPRVSKKATIITGQVAASRLTEIFEALGGTVNVIPVKKDIGCLITIDDFKALDLSEVTETVFIPGRAFVHDMEIKEALRRDGVDRIVRRGPERLSVDGEMSIGMTREEVLELEVENFTELIGQINSLGLPLE; this is encoded by the coding sequence ATGGAAGTAGTTGTCGACGTAGGCGGAAATCCCGGGGTAGACTGCAAAGGTTTTTGCAAATATTGTTACTTTAAGAAGGTCAAAGACATTCAGCCCCTCGGCTGCAAGTATTGCCTCCCTTTTAAAAAAGGGTGCGATTACTGTACTCGCAGTGTAAAAGAATCGTATTCAGGCTTCAAGTCCCTTCAGATGGTACTCGAAGAAACTGCAAACAAGCTTTACTTCACAAGCGGAGAGGTAAAAAAATTCACTGTCAGCGGGGGAGGAGACTTAAGCTGTTATCCCGAACTGAAGAGTCTCATTACTTTTCTATCTCAATTCAACACCCCGATACATCTGGGATATACCAGCGGAAAAGGCTTCAGTAAGCCTGATGATGCTCTTTTCTACATAGACAACGGGGTTACGGAAGTCAGTTTCACGGTCTTTGCGACAGACCCGGCTTTGAGAGCCGAATATATGAAAGATCCCGAACCAGAAGCTTCCATTCAGGTTCTCAGGGACTTCTGTACCCACTGTGAAGTCTACGGAGCAATAGTGCTCCTTCCGGGAATAAATGATGGAGAAGTCCTCGAAAAGACCCTCTGTGACCTGGAAAATATGGGTGCAAAGGGAGCTATACTGATGAGATTTGCAAACTTCCAGGAAAATGGCTTGATTCTCAATAATTCCCCCATCATTCCGGGAATAACTCCACACACGGTATCCGAATTTACTGAAATTGTACGCAGTTCCGCAGAGAAGCACCCTTCGATCAGAATCACAGGAACGCCACTGGAAGACCCGTTAATCGGCTCACCTTTTGCAATCCGTAACGTGCCTGAAGCCCTTTTAAAACTTCCCAGAGTAAGCAAAAAAGCAACCATCATTACCGGGCAGGTAGCAGCCTCCAGGCTTACGGAAATATTTGAAGCCCTTGGAGGAACTGTAAACGTGATTCCAGTGAAAAAGGATATCGGCTGCCTTATTACAATTGATGATTTCAAAGCTCTGGATCTTTCTGAGGTGACGGAAACGGTCTTTATTCCGGGAAGGGCTTTTGTCCATGATATGGAAATCAAAGAAGCCCTTAGAAGAGACGGGGTAGACAGGATCGTACGCAGAGGGCCTGAGCGGCTTTCCGTGGACGGGGAAATGTCCATAGGCATGACAAGGGAAGAAGTTCTGGAACTGGAAGTAGAAAACTTCACGGAGCTTATCGGTCAAATTAACTCTCTGGGATTGCCTCTAGAGTAA
- a CDS encoding DNA polymerase II large subunit gives MGETIASEEMHEYFDGLEARLKEAIEIANRARAQGGDPKPTVEIPLAKDLADRVENLIGVQGVAAKIRELETRMSREEAALEIGKQVAEGVVGSFPTKKDAVEAAIRVSMATLTEGVVAAPIEGIDKVELGKNDDGSQYIRIFYSGPIRSAGGTAQALSVLVGDYVRRGIGIDRYKPREEEVERYVEEILLYKRVASLQYTPSEDEIRLIVRNCPVCIDGDPTEEAEVEGHRDLERIGTNRVRGGMCLVLAEGLALKAPKVKKHVNKLKMDGWDWLETLIGGAKSGGSAEDEQKSKIKPKDKYIRDLIAGRPVFSHPSRPGGFRLRYGRSRNTSFASAGINPASMVLLDDFITNGTQLKVERPGKAAAMSAVDSIEGPTVRLFSGDLVRIDNIKEAYELRPQVESIVDIGEILINYGDFLENNHPLMPSPYVFEWWQYDYEAACPEKTPEEELKNPSSALALRLAEEYNVPLHPTFTYLWHDINRNEFEALRKFVVEKGTFDGEGTLKLPLTASFEEGIKPLLEKLLVLHRVKEDKILVEEALPFVLCLGLDSSLKEKAGMPDTDDMVEAAGVLSGFKVYPRAPSRIGARMGRPEKSDLRKMSPAAQVLFPINNCGGITRNLVSASDYTSCMNGKIGEIEVELGLRECPACGKETYFWRCECGEFTNPKLSCPRCKIDVRGAETCPKCGRKPTSVANVKLDFRSVYKQAFENVGEREKMDLIKGVKRLMNGQMTPEPLEKGILRAKHDVYIFKDGTVRYDMSDIPLTHIRADELGITATKLLELGYREDIYGNPLERDDQVVCLKVQDLVISYDGGEYMLRTAKYVDDLLVKYYKVGPYYNAETIQDLVGVLLIGLAPHTSAGVLGRLIGFTKASVGYAHPFFHASKRRNCDGDEDCIMLLMDGILNFSRSYLPDKRGGKMDAPLVLTTRIDPKEVDKEAHNIDVPARYPLEFYRATQEIKNPTELESIMDLISGRLGTPEQYEHFMFTHDTSDIAAGPLNSSYKTLGSMIEKMEAQLSLANRIRAVDAPDVAERVLKSHFLPDLIGNLRSFSRQRMRCIKCGEKFRRPPLTGACPKCGGNVVLTVHEGAVRKYLEISKEIGERYGVSSYTRQRIELLDYDICSLFENHKVKQLGLSDFMSGSAR, from the coding sequence ATGGGTGAAACGATTGCAAGTGAAGAAATGCATGAATACTTCGATGGGCTTGAGGCAAGATTAAAAGAGGCAATTGAGATTGCAAACAGGGCCCGGGCTCAGGGCGGAGACCCAAAGCCCACTGTGGAAATTCCCCTTGCCAAAGACCTTGCAGATAGAGTCGAAAACCTTATCGGTGTCCAGGGGGTTGCTGCAAAGATCCGGGAACTTGAGACCCGGATGTCCAGGGAAGAAGCTGCCCTTGAAATCGGGAAACAGGTCGCTGAAGGAGTGGTGGGAAGTTTTCCGACAAAAAAAGACGCCGTGGAAGCTGCTATCCGTGTTTCTATGGCAACCCTGACCGAAGGGGTGGTGGCAGCCCCTATCGAAGGAATTGATAAGGTAGAACTCGGGAAAAATGACGACGGCTCTCAGTATATCCGGATCTTTTATTCCGGGCCCATAAGGAGCGCAGGAGGGACTGCGCAGGCCCTTTCCGTGCTTGTCGGGGACTATGTGCGGCGTGGGATCGGGATTGACCGCTACAAGCCAAGGGAAGAGGAAGTAGAGCGTTATGTGGAAGAAATCCTGCTTTACAAGAGGGTTGCAAGCCTGCAGTATACGCCTTCCGAAGATGAAATCCGGCTTATAGTCCGGAACTGCCCTGTCTGTATTGACGGAGACCCGACCGAAGAAGCCGAGGTCGAAGGGCATAGGGACCTCGAGAGGATAGGGACGAACCGTGTACGGGGGGGGATGTGCCTCGTGCTTGCCGAAGGGCTTGCTCTCAAAGCCCCCAAGGTCAAAAAACACGTCAATAAGTTGAAGATGGACGGCTGGGACTGGCTGGAAACCCTCATCGGAGGGGCTAAAAGCGGGGGAAGTGCTGAAGATGAGCAGAAAAGCAAGATCAAGCCAAAGGACAAATATATCCGGGACCTGATCGCCGGAAGGCCTGTGTTCTCTCACCCTTCAAGGCCGGGAGGTTTCAGGCTGCGGTACGGGCGGTCAAGAAATACTTCCTTTGCTTCGGCAGGGATCAATCCTGCCAGCATGGTCTTGCTTGACGATTTTATAACTAACGGGACCCAGCTTAAAGTCGAAAGGCCGGGAAAAGCCGCAGCCATGTCTGCCGTGGACTCCATAGAGGGCCCGACTGTAAGGCTTTTTTCGGGAGATCTTGTCCGTATAGATAATATAAAGGAGGCATATGAACTCCGCCCGCAGGTTGAATCAATTGTCGATATCGGGGAAATCCTGATCAATTACGGGGACTTTCTGGAAAATAACCACCCTCTCATGCCTTCCCCCTATGTTTTTGAGTGGTGGCAGTACGACTACGAGGCAGCCTGTCCCGAAAAAACTCCGGAGGAAGAGTTGAAAAATCCCTCTTCTGCCCTTGCCCTCAGGCTTGCGGAAGAGTATAATGTGCCACTGCACCCGACGTTTACCTATCTCTGGCATGACATAAACCGGAATGAGTTTGAAGCTCTTCGAAAGTTCGTGGTTGAAAAAGGGACCTTTGACGGGGAAGGAACCCTTAAACTGCCTCTGACAGCTTCCTTTGAAGAGGGAATAAAGCCTTTGCTTGAAAAGCTCCTCGTACTGCACAGGGTAAAAGAAGATAAAATCCTCGTCGAAGAAGCGCTTCCGTTTGTTTTGTGTCTCGGGCTTGATAGTTCCCTTAAAGAAAAAGCCGGCATGCCGGACACAGATGATATGGTGGAAGCCGCAGGTGTTTTGAGCGGGTTTAAGGTTTACCCGCGGGCTCCTTCGAGGATAGGGGCACGCATGGGGAGGCCGGAAAAGTCCGACCTGCGCAAGATGTCTCCTGCAGCCCAGGTTCTCTTCCCTATAAACAATTGCGGGGGAATTACGCGAAACCTTGTTTCCGCTTCTGACTACACTTCCTGTATGAACGGGAAGATAGGGGAAATCGAAGTGGAATTGGGGCTGAGAGAGTGCCCTGCCTGCGGGAAAGAGACTTATTTCTGGCGCTGCGAATGTGGAGAATTTACTAATCCCAAACTTTCCTGCCCCCGCTGCAAGATAGATGTGAGGGGAGCTGAGACCTGCCCCAAATGCGGGAGAAAACCGACTTCCGTTGCAAACGTAAAACTGGATTTCCGTTCCGTTTATAAGCAGGCTTTTGAGAACGTAGGCGAAAGGGAAAAAATGGATTTAATCAAGGGAGTAAAGCGGCTAATGAACGGGCAGATGACTCCCGAGCCTCTGGAAAAAGGAATCCTGCGCGCAAAACATGATGTCTACATTTTTAAGGACGGGACTGTACGCTACGACATGTCCGATATTCCTCTTACCCATATCCGGGCTGATGAACTCGGGATTACGGCAACCAAACTCCTGGAACTCGGCTACAGGGAGGATATTTATGGAAACCCCCTTGAGAGGGACGACCAGGTTGTCTGCCTGAAGGTGCAGGACCTCGTGATTTCCTATGACGGAGGCGAGTATATGCTGCGTACCGCAAAATATGTGGACGACCTCCTTGTGAAGTATTATAAGGTAGGGCCCTATTACAATGCCGAAACTATCCAGGACCTGGTGGGGGTACTGCTTATAGGGCTTGCTCCGCATACTTCCGCAGGAGTCCTCGGGCGCCTAATAGGGTTTACCAAAGCTTCCGTAGGGTATGCTCATCCTTTTTTCCATGCTTCAAAACGCAGGAATTGTGATGGGGACGAAGACTGCATAATGCTCCTTATGGACGGGATTCTCAATTTTTCGAGGTCGTATCTGCCCGACAAAAGAGGAGGAAAGATGGATGCTCCTCTGGTATTGACTACCAGGATCGACCCCAAGGAAGTGGATAAGGAAGCCCATAACATCGACGTTCCTGCGCGTTATCCTCTTGAGTTTTACAGGGCTACGCAGGAAATCAAAAACCCCACCGAACTTGAAAGTATTATGGACCTTATCAGTGGTCGGCTTGGGACCCCTGAGCAGTACGAACATTTCATGTTTACCCACGATACCTCGGACATTGCTGCAGGTCCTTTGAATTCCTCATATAAGACACTTGGAAGCATGATTGAAAAGATGGAGGCTCAACTCTCCCTTGCTAACAGGATAAGGGCAGTAGATGCACCTGATGTGGCAGAAAGGGTTCTAAAATCCCATTTCCTTCCTGACCTGATCGGGAATCTCCGTTCTTTTTCCAGGCAGCGGATGCGCTGCATCAAGTGCGGGGAGAAGTTCAGGCGTCCTCCTCTTACCGGAGCCTGCCCTAAATGCGGAGGTAATGTGGTACTGACCGTGCACGAGGGAGCTGTCCGCAAATATCTTGAGATTTCAAAAGAGATCGGGGAAAGGTATGGGGTCTCCAGCTACACGAGGCAGAGGATCGAGCTGCTAGATTATGATATCTGTTCTCTGTTTGAAAACCACAAGGTTAAGCAGCTGGGACTTTCAGATTTTATGTCCGGGTCTGCGCGCTGA
- a CDS encoding L-threonylcarbamoyladenylate synthase produces MQAENGNKRETRLFRVSEENFDAVLDEAAEIIRRGGTVAFPTETVYGLGANGLDPEAVRKIFEAKERPPGNPLSLLVHSGEDVGKVAKNIPEKAFRLMDSFWPGPLTIVLEKKDIVPEITSGNLPSIGLRMPDHRIPLELVKRAGTPLAAPSANLSGKPSPSLAAHVLADLTGRIDAVIDGGGTAIGLESTVVDMTVEPPVVLRPGAVGIAELEKVIGKVRPTYGEPDSRAVPEKQAGQKYNHYTPDTQVVLVEGDRKKVSEKIGSLLENSLREGKKVGFLLSNETAGFFASEGLSAQECFLLGSRDEPEEAARRLFEGLRVLDAKSLDVILVDGSFSPSGLGAALLNRLREAASLRYAV; encoded by the coding sequence GTGCAGGCAGAAAACGGAAATAAAAGAGAGACCCGGCTTTTCAGGGTCTCCGAAGAGAACTTTGACGCCGTCCTTGATGAGGCAGCAGAAATTATCCGGAGAGGGGGGACAGTCGCCTTCCCTACGGAAACCGTTTACGGGCTTGGAGCTAATGGGCTGGACCCTGAGGCTGTCCGGAAAATCTTCGAAGCAAAGGAACGGCCGCCCGGCAATCCTCTCAGCCTGCTTGTCCACTCCGGGGAAGACGTCGGAAAGGTCGCAAAAAATATCCCTGAAAAAGCGTTCAGGCTTATGGACTCTTTCTGGCCCGGTCCCCTTACGATCGTGCTTGAGAAAAAAGACATTGTCCCGGAAATTACCTCGGGAAACTTGCCTTCGATAGGCCTTCGCATGCCTGACCACAGGATTCCTCTGGAGCTTGTAAAAAGGGCGGGCACTCCTCTTGCTGCTCCGAGTGCGAACCTTTCAGGGAAACCCAGCCCCAGCCTGGCAGCCCATGTCCTGGCCGACCTCACAGGCAGAATTGATGCGGTCATCGACGGAGGGGGGACAGCCATAGGGCTTGAGTCAACTGTTGTCGATATGACGGTAGAACCTCCGGTAGTGCTGCGGCCCGGAGCCGTGGGTATTGCCGAGCTTGAAAAGGTTATAGGTAAAGTCAGGCCCACATATGGAGAACCTGATTCCAGGGCTGTGCCTGAAAAGCAGGCAGGACAGAAATATAACCATTATACCCCTGATACACAGGTCGTGCTTGTGGAAGGGGACAGAAAAAAGGTTTCTGAAAAGATTGGTTCCCTGCTCGAAAATTCCCTGAGAGAAGGGAAGAAAGTAGGGTTTCTGCTCAGCAATGAGACCGCAGGTTTTTTTGCTTCTGAAGGATTGAGTGCACAGGAATGCTTTTTACTCGGGTCCCGAGATGAGCCGGAAGAAGCTGCCAGAAGGCTTTTTGAGGGGCTCCGGGTTCTGGATGCGAAGAGTCTGGACGTGATTCTGGTTGACGGTTCCTTTTCCCCTTCAGGTCTTGGAGCTGCCCTCCTTAACCGGTTAAGAGAAGCTGCCTCCCTAAGGTATGCTGTTTGA
- the rbcL gene encoding type III ribulose-bisphosphate carboxylase, whose product MRRDYVDPGYSPKDTDLICEFHIEPAAGISFEEASTHMAGESSIDSWTEISTLSPELAARLKPHVFYLDADTQTVRVAYSEDLFELGSVPQVLSAVAGNIFSMKIVDNLRLQDITFPKSMLREFEGPNFGLPGVRDIVGVKDRPLVGTIVKPKVGLTSEMHAEVAYNAFAGGCDLVKDDENLTDQKFNGFEKRAELTLKIAEKAEAETGERKMYLCNITAPTCEEMIRRLHVLKDLGASYAMIDIVPTGWTALQTLREAAADEGLALHAHRCMHSAFTRNPRHGVSMLLVAKLCRLIGLDQLHIGTVVGKMHGDKDEVLSIRDECVLDTVPADPEQHVLAQDWGGLKPMFPVASGGLAPTMIPDLYSIFGKEVIMQFGGGIHAHPMGTAAGAAACRQALEASLEGISLQDYAKDHKELEAALGKWLEK is encoded by the coding sequence ATGCGCAGGGACTACGTAGACCCGGGCTACAGCCCGAAAGACACGGACCTGATCTGTGAATTCCATATTGAACCGGCAGCAGGAATCAGTTTTGAGGAAGCTTCCACCCATATGGCAGGGGAAAGCTCCATCGATTCCTGGACTGAAATTTCCACTCTTAGCCCCGAGCTTGCAGCCAGGTTGAAACCTCACGTCTTTTACCTGGATGCGGATACCCAAACTGTTCGGGTGGCTTATTCCGAGGATCTCTTCGAACTCGGATCCGTCCCCCAGGTTCTGAGCGCGGTGGCAGGCAACATTTTCAGCATGAAGATTGTGGACAACCTGCGTCTTCAGGATATCACCTTCCCTAAATCCATGCTCCGGGAGTTTGAGGGCCCAAACTTCGGGCTTCCCGGAGTTCGGGATATCGTGGGGGTTAAAGACAGGCCCCTTGTCGGGACAATCGTCAAGCCTAAGGTCGGTCTGACCTCGGAAATGCATGCTGAAGTTGCATACAATGCTTTTGCCGGGGGCTGCGACCTTGTAAAGGACGACGAGAACCTGACTGACCAGAAGTTCAACGGGTTTGAAAAGAGGGCGGAACTCACCCTGAAAATTGCGGAAAAAGCGGAAGCTGAAACAGGGGAGCGGAAAATGTACCTGTGCAATATCACGGCTCCTACCTGCGAGGAAATGATCCGGCGTCTGCACGTGCTAAAGGACCTCGGGGCAAGTTACGCCATGATCGACATCGTGCCTACGGGTTGGACAGCCCTCCAGACCCTCCGGGAAGCAGCCGCAGATGAAGGCCTGGCGCTCCACGCCCACCGTTGCATGCATTCGGCATTCACAAGGAACCCAAGGCATGGGGTCAGTATGCTGCTCGTAGCCAAACTCTGCCGGCTGATCGGGCTTGACCAGCTCCATATCGGTACCGTGGTCGGGAAGATGCACGGGGATAAGGACGAAGTCCTTTCGATCAGGGACGAATGCGTGCTCGATACCGTACCCGCAGATCCAGAACAGCATGTCCTTGCCCAGGACTGGGGAGGGCTAAAACCGATGTTTCCGGTAGCATCCGGAGGGCTTGCCCCTACAATGATCCCTGACCTTTACTCTATTTTCGGAAAAGAAGTCATTATGCAGTTCGGCGGAGGAATCCATGCTCACCCGATGGGCACGGCAGCCGGAGCCGCTGCCTGCAGGCAGGCCCTTGAAGCAAGCCTTGAAGGCATCAGCCTGCAGGACTATGCAAAGGACCACAAAGAACTTGAAGCTGCTCTCGGGAAGTGGCTGGAGAAATAA
- a CDS encoding CobW family GTP-binding protein, with protein sequence MRCIILGGFLGSGKTTTIRKLVETPGIKGEKTAVIVNEIGEIGIDGDTVSAGGVETREITSGCICCTLRISLEQTLRSLMQDYRPETVIIEPTGIAFPKQIKDNILAMNIPGISMAPIVNILDASRFKPEESLQNFIKYQIEDAEVLCINKVDLIDRVSLLEICVFLRKMNPKARIIHFSAREDGEIEELVEILFGGNTGNIKKSTISKSSKRGQMESSASERTPPYDRIPVACRVQVGEKIPLEGRNSVAMSGVSAYSSEFEVFSDSMTLDDAIFVSTELLESIKSRTRSLNPDFTGHIKLSFSHLDTLIRGSVTSASSSPEIEIFKRGSDTGSKMKVFSAITDVSQKALSEAINEAVAEQFEKGQTEIKKVWHAAASSHEH encoded by the coding sequence ATGAGATGTATAATACTGGGAGGCTTCCTTGGAAGCGGAAAAACCACAACTATCAGGAAACTCGTGGAGACTCCTGGAATAAAGGGTGAAAAAACGGCGGTAATTGTGAATGAAATCGGAGAAATCGGGATTGATGGGGATACGGTTTCGGCCGGAGGGGTAGAAACCCGGGAGATCACCAGTGGCTGCATCTGCTGTACTCTTCGGATCAGCCTGGAACAAACCCTGAGATCCCTGATGCAAGACTACCGTCCGGAAACGGTGATTATCGAGCCCACGGGAATTGCTTTCCCGAAACAGATAAAAGATAATATTTTAGCTATGAATATTCCGGGGATTTCCATGGCACCCATAGTGAACATCCTTGATGCGAGCCGGTTTAAGCCTGAAGAAAGCCTCCAGAATTTCATAAAATACCAGATTGAGGATGCGGAAGTGCTCTGTATCAACAAGGTCGACCTCATAGACCGGGTGAGCCTTCTGGAAATCTGTGTTTTCCTGCGCAAAATGAACCCAAAAGCCCGGATAATTCATTTTTCTGCCAGGGAAGATGGAGAGATAGAAGAGCTCGTAGAAATACTGTTTGGGGGGAATACCGGAAACATCAAAAAATCTACGATCTCCAAAAGTAGTAAAAGAGGTCAAATGGAAAGTTCTGCATCGGAAAGAACTCCTCCGTACGACAGGATTCCAGTAGCCTGCAGGGTACAGGTAGGCGAAAAAATACCCCTGGAAGGGAGAAACTCGGTTGCAATGTCCGGAGTTTCGGCATATTCCTCGGAATTTGAAGTTTTTTCCGATAGCATGACCCTCGATGATGCGATATTTGTCTCCACGGAGCTTCTTGAAAGTATAAAAAGCAGAACCCGGAGCCTGAACCCTGACTTCACGGGCCACATAAAGCTTTCCTTCAGCCACCTGGACACCCTTATCCGGGGCAGTGTGACTTCTGCTTCCTCAAGTCCTGAAATTGAGATCTTCAAAAGGGGAAGTGATACAGGTTCGAAAATGAAGGTTTTTTCCGCTATTACGGATGTATCCCAGAAAGCGCTGAGTGAAGCCATCAATGAAGCTGTAGCCGAGCAGTTTGAAAAGGGGCAGACGGAAATCAAAAAAGTCTGGCATGCAGCTGCCAGTTCTCACGAACATTGA
- a CDS encoding uroporphyrinogen decarboxylase family protein, producing MAIENENQGADAISEEELFRQMAEAVVDGDDEIIEELANRVLELNIDPYTAIVEGLTKGMSIVSDMYENGKAFVPNLMVSAGAMYEGLDILSPYLKSDSTNKPSKIIIGTVEGDVHDIGKNLVKTMMTAAGFDMIDLGSDVPLSSFVSSARDQKADAISMSTLMTTTMPGMEKVIEQLKEEGLRDSLLVMVGGAPINADYAAKIGADATRDDASAATEWLKGAIVELPDADLRWSEKQISLNKVKYKEELAKKGTVEAVDIGLETAKAIIEEFESVGVKTKESMTHADRTVSAMSDKKVDRLPVYPLACGVLRKFAPVTYKEYATNEDAFVQSAYLGSKYLDLDMFVGLIDLSITSADLGCGVKFPEEDTPSSEGHLEDYEKIEVPEVKEGTRAYELIKATKLAKAKLNSELATPMVGFHEGPLLTLTQLMGASRVLGDMNTNPDVVLKAVDKCADYVAEVSRAFFEEDACDALCIDNLWSNNVIMGQDDYWKFDGQFVYNKHVPVFKEYNQPYIIHNCADAVHYDIQISKFGTALYSYAYYPSGKGKGSYSYDELIPKYGKTCCMMGEVDPIQFLDNSPEGIQKIRNDTESNLRGAIQALKENGFQSKYVMSTGCEIPPGAPLDTSKAMVDVVKELGPELQKMIG from the coding sequence ATGGCAATTGAAAATGAAAATCAAGGAGCGGACGCTATCTCCGAGGAAGAGCTATTCAGACAGATGGCCGAAGCGGTTGTTGATGGAGACGATGAGATCATAGAAGAACTTGCAAACAGGGTACTTGAGCTTAACATCGACCCCTATACCGCAATTGTTGAAGGGCTTACCAAAGGCATGTCCATTGTAAGTGACATGTATGAGAATGGGAAAGCCTTCGTCCCGAACCTGATGGTTTCCGCAGGTGCGATGTACGAAGGGCTGGATATCCTCTCCCCCTACCTGAAGAGCGATTCCACGAACAAGCCTTCCAAGATCATTATCGGGACCGTCGAAGGTGATGTGCACGACATCGGCAAGAATCTTGTTAAAACCATGATGACCGCAGCCGGTTTTGACATGATTGACCTGGGATCGGACGTGCCTCTCAGCAGTTTTGTAAGCAGCGCAAGGGACCAGAAAGCCGATGCTATTTCCATGAGCACCCTCATGACAACAACCATGCCGGGTATGGAAAAGGTCATTGAACAGCTCAAAGAAGAAGGGTTAAGAGATTCTCTTCTGGTCATGGTAGGCGGCGCCCCCATCAATGCGGACTATGCGGCAAAAATAGGGGCTGACGCAACCAGGGATGATGCAAGTGCAGCTACCGAGTGGTTAAAAGGAGCTATTGTCGAACTTCCGGATGCTGATCTCAGGTGGAGTGAGAAACAGATCAGCCTGAACAAAGTAAAATATAAGGAAGAGCTGGCTAAGAAGGGCACGGTTGAAGCCGTGGATATCGGGCTTGAGACTGCAAAGGCAATTATCGAAGAGTTTGAGAGCGTGGGCGTAAAGACAAAGGAAAGCATGACCCATGCGGACAGGACAGTTTCTGCCATGTCCGACAAGAAGGTCGACCGCCTGCCTGTCTATCCTCTGGCCTGCGGAGTCCTGAGGAAGTTTGCTCCTGTGACCTACAAAGAGTATGCCACAAACGAGGATGCTTTTGTCCAGAGCGCTTACCTGGGGTCGAAGTACCTTGACCTCGATATGTTCGTCGGGCTGATCGACCTTTCCATTACTTCGGCAGATCTGGGCTGCGGGGTTAAGTTCCCTGAAGAAGACACTCCTTCCTCCGAGGGTCACCTCGAAGACTATGAAAAGATCGAGGTTCCCGAAGTTAAGGAAGGGACCAGGGCTTATGAACTGATTAAAGCAACAAAACTTGCAAAAGCCAAACTGAACAGCGAACTGGCAACTCCGATGGTGGGTTTCCATGAAGGCCCCCTCCTTACCCTGACCCAGCTCATGGGCGCAAGCCGGGTGCTCGGGGATATGAACACCAACCCCGATGTCGTACTCAAAGCCGTGGACAAATGTGCAGACTACGTCGCCGAGGTTTCCAGGGCTTTCTTTGAGGAAGACGCCTGTGATGCCCTCTGTATCGACAACCTCTGGTCCAACAATGTCATCATGGGACAGGACGACTACTGGAAATTCGACGGACAGTTCGTGTACAACAAGCACGTCCCGGTCTTCAAGGAATACAACCAGCCTTATATCATCCACAACTGTGCCGACGCTGTCCACTATGATATCCAGATTTCGAAGTTCGGGACAGCCCTTTACAGCTATGCCTACTATCCCTCCGGGAAGGGCAAGGGTTCCTACAGTTACGACGAACTCATCCCGAAGTACGGGAAAACCTGCTGCATGATGGGTGAAGTGGACCCGATCCAGTTCTTGGACAACTCGCCGGAAGGCATCCAGAAAATCAGAAATGACACGGAAAGCAACCTGAGAGGCGCTATCCAGGCCCTTAAAGAGAACGGTTTCCAGTCTAAGTACGTAATGTCCACGGGCTGTGAAATCCCGCCAGGTGCACCTCTTGACACCTCAAAAGCAATGGTTGATGTGGTAAAGGAGCTCGGACCAGAACTCCAGAAGATGATAGGATAA